Proteins found in one Promicromonospora sukumoe genomic segment:
- a CDS encoding class II fructose-bisphosphate aldolase, producing the protein MALVSGIEVIEACTARGLVAGAFNTTNIETTMGIVDAVERVGVPTFIQVAPTNVALSGYEYIYDMVARRLADTDVPVALHLDHGKSIDAVEAALASRFTSIMIDASEESYEDNVKTSARARELCPPGIALEAELGSIGGKEDDVEPEYASTTDPRQVAHFVEEVGCDMLAVSVGNVHGYAPNARIDFDLLAQVRDASPVPLVVHGGSGLPAEQLGRLNEFGVVKVNVASDLRNAMIRAFGEAYVANRNETSLIRVSQSAVVAIADVVERRIRVLNPSVA; encoded by the coding sequence ATGGCTCTGGTCAGCGGCATCGAGGTCATCGAGGCGTGCACGGCGCGCGGCCTCGTGGCGGGTGCGTTCAACACCACCAACATCGAGACGACGATGGGCATCGTCGACGCCGTCGAGCGGGTCGGCGTGCCGACGTTCATCCAGGTCGCGCCCACGAACGTCGCGCTGTCGGGCTACGAGTACATCTACGACATGGTCGCCCGCAGGCTCGCGGACACCGATGTGCCCGTGGCGCTGCACCTGGACCACGGCAAGTCGATCGACGCCGTCGAGGCAGCGCTGGCGTCCCGGTTCACCTCGATCATGATCGACGCCTCCGAGGAGTCGTACGAGGACAACGTCAAGACGTCGGCCCGCGCCCGCGAGCTGTGCCCGCCCGGCATCGCGCTGGAGGCCGAGCTCGGCAGCATCGGCGGCAAGGAGGACGACGTCGAGCCCGAGTACGCCAGCACGACCGACCCGCGCCAGGTCGCGCACTTCGTCGAGGAGGTCGGCTGCGACATGCTCGCCGTCTCGGTCGGCAACGTGCACGGCTACGCGCCGAACGCCCGCATCGACTTCGACCTGCTGGCGCAGGTCCGCGACGCGAGCCCCGTGCCGCTCGTCGTGCACGGCGGCTCCGGCCTGCCCGCCGAGCAGCTCGGGCGGCTCAACGAGTTCGGCGTCGTGAAGGTGAACGTTGCCAGCGACCTGCGCAACGCGATGATCCGCGCCTTCGGCGAGGCCTACGTGGCCAACCGGAACGAGACGTCGCTGATCCGTGTCTCCCAGTCGGCCGTCGTGGCCATCGCCGACGTCGTCGAGCGCCGCATCCGCGTGCTCAACCCCTCGGTCGCGTAA
- a CDS encoding FGGY-family carbohydrate kinase codes for MLPTITVDIGTTSVKVGLFDADGEPLASARHATPTVRDRWGEVYDLDALTGMVLGFVQGLAPDLRGGVRRVAITGVGESGGLVRDDLSLASPMILWHDHRGAGRLAPLGAADRTRVYEVTGLPVNANYGLSKVAWAAEHADGALDGAVWLNVAEYLAAWMTGRRWSERSLASRTMALDLTDRTWSAEVCALLGLDTSLFPELRSAAEGSPVTRDFAASTGLAADVRVHVAGHDHMVGAVGAGLRPGELLNSTGTTEGLLFVDEKPSLDAHAERSKLANGLACAGDDYTLFASVPTGGSAFATLQRMLGLDADRLTACVDRLHERYVAGQIDLSAVPLVLPQFRGSPPPTKRATARGVIAGLGTDTSLEDIVFGCFAGMALQFQDVLALFPAQAEVVKVIGPASRNNLWLQLKADLLGTPLSVSEVPEVVSRGAQALASGEEPTWESCRPWTVPVHDGRAALLHEWSAENRSRWDQLHEVAG; via the coding sequence ATGCTTCCCACCATCACCGTCGACATCGGCACCACCAGCGTCAAGGTGGGCCTGTTCGACGCCGACGGCGAACCGCTCGCCTCCGCGCGGCACGCCACCCCGACCGTGCGGGACCGCTGGGGCGAGGTCTACGACCTGGACGCGCTCACGGGCATGGTCCTGGGCTTCGTCCAGGGTCTCGCGCCCGACCTGCGCGGGGGCGTGCGGCGGGTGGCGATCACCGGCGTCGGCGAGTCCGGCGGGCTCGTCCGGGACGACCTGTCGCTCGCCTCGCCGATGATCCTGTGGCACGACCACCGCGGCGCCGGCCGCCTCGCGCCGCTCGGCGCGGCGGACCGCACGCGGGTCTACGAGGTGACCGGTCTGCCGGTCAACGCCAACTACGGGCTCTCCAAGGTCGCGTGGGCGGCGGAGCACGCCGACGGCGCCCTCGACGGCGCGGTCTGGCTCAACGTCGCGGAGTACCTCGCCGCCTGGATGACCGGGCGCCGCTGGTCGGAGCGCTCGCTCGCGAGCCGCACCATGGCCCTCGACCTCACGGACCGCACCTGGTCCGCCGAGGTGTGCGCGCTCCTCGGGCTCGACACGAGCCTCTTCCCCGAGCTGCGCTCGGCCGCCGAGGGCTCGCCGGTCACCCGGGACTTCGCGGCGAGCACCGGCCTGGCGGCCGACGTCCGCGTCCACGTGGCCGGGCACGACCACATGGTCGGCGCCGTCGGCGCCGGGCTCCGGCCCGGCGAGCTGCTGAACTCCACCGGGACCACCGAGGGCCTGCTCTTCGTGGACGAGAAGCCCAGCCTGGACGCGCACGCCGAGCGGTCCAAGCTGGCCAACGGCCTGGCGTGCGCGGGCGACGACTACACGCTGTTCGCGTCCGTGCCCACCGGGGGCTCGGCGTTCGCGACCCTCCAGCGGATGCTCGGGCTGGACGCCGACCGGCTCACCGCCTGCGTCGACCGGCTGCACGAGCGCTACGTCGCCGGGCAGATCGACCTGTCGGCCGTCCCGCTCGTGCTGCCCCAGTTCCGCGGGAGCCCGCCGCCCACCAAGCGCGCCACCGCGCGCGGCGTGATCGCGGGCCTCGGCACCGACACGAGCCTGGAGGACATCGTCTTCGGCTGCTTCGCCGGCATGGCGCTCCAGTTCCAGGACGTCCTCGCGCTGTTCCCCGCGCAGGCGGAGGTCGTCAAGGTGATCGGCCCCGCGAGCCGGAACAACCTGTGGCTCCAGCTCAAGGCCGACCTGCTCGGCACGCCGCTGAGCGTCTCGGAGGTCCCCGAGGTCGTCTCGCGCGGGGCGCAGGCGCTCGCGTCGGGGGAGGAACCCACGTGGGAGTCGTGCCGCCCCTGGACGGTGCCGGTGCACGACGGGCGCGCGGCGCTGCTGCACGAGTGGTCCGCCGAGAACCGGTCCCGCTGGGACCAGCTGCACGAGGTCGCCGGATGA